In Chrysemys picta bellii isolate R12L10 chromosome 4, ASM1138683v2, whole genome shotgun sequence, the sequence actgtaggtagctcacagcagcaaggaagcggagaaactggtttccccaacagccaggatatgtttgtgaccctggacctggaaccagtaacccccgaactcacccaagaccctcagggcacacaggagacctctggtgagtgtacctttgtaaatatttgtaaacattacacatggtttaaaagcaagcgtgtttaatgattaatttgccctggcaatcgcggccagtacatctactggaaaagtctgttaacgtgtatggggatggagcggaaatcctccagggacatctccagaaagctctcctttatgtactcccaaagtgtttgcaaaaggtttctggggagggctgccttatcccgtccgccatggtaggacactttaccatgccaggccagtagcacgtagtctggaatcattgcataacaaagcatggcagcgtatggtcccggtgtttgctggcatgcagacaatatccattccttatctctctttgttatcctcaggagagtgatatcattcacggtcacctggttgaaatggggtgattttattaaggggacattcagaggcgcccgttcctgcttttctgaacagaaatgttccccgctgttaaccacgcggtggaggggaggggtgaagtgatcatcccagagaatcgtgtgtgtgtgtgggggggggtggtttacttgggtttgtgccgcatgttaaccgggaaaccgcagcccctccttttacattgaaaacccattttaaatggacaacccaattcatccttgatatgggaaatgcgctgctgtttgcaacctttcccgcatgttaagaaggttaaaaaagccaaaacactgtggcctaccatggctgcctgcaagccgaaatatgcgaccttgtaatgaaagagtgtacccattgttctctaaaatgtgtcttttttaaccacctctcccttctcctccaccagctgcaaatgtttctccttcgcagaggctagtgaacattagaaagagaaaacgtaggacgaggaacgatatgttcacggagctgcagatgtcctcccacgctgatagagcacagcagaatgcgtggaggcagtcaatgtcggacatgagaaaagcacaatatgaacgagaggagaggtggcgggctgaatggtgggatgaaaagagcaagtggcgggctgaagacgataggtggcgtcagcttgcagacagacggcaagagtcaatgctccgtctgctggagcatcaaactgatatgctcgagcgtatggttgagctgcaggaaaggcagcaggagcagagaccgccactacagctcctgtgtaaccaacagccctcctccccaagttccatagcctcctcacccagacgcccaagaacacggtgggggggcctccggccacccagtcactccaccccagatgatcgcccaagcatcagaaggctggccttcaataagacttaaagttttaaaatgcagtgtgtccttttccatccctcctcccccacccatcccaggctaccttggcaattatccccctacttctgtgaggaactaataaagaatgcatgaatgtgaaaaaacaatgactttattgcctctgtaaGCGGTgttcgaattggggaggggagggtggggtggggtggttggtttacagggaagtagagtgaaccgggtcgggggggggggtttggagggttcatcaaggagaaacaaacagaagtttcacacagtagcctggccagtcacaaaactcgttttcaaagcttctctgatgcgcaccgcgccctgctgtgctcctctaaccgccctggtgtctggctgcgcgtaatcagcggccaggcgagttgcctcaacctcccaccccgccataaaggtttcccccttactctcacagatattgtggagcgcacagcaagcagcaataacaatggggatattcttttcgctgaggtctgagcgagtcagtaagctgcgccagcgcgcttttaaacgtccaaatgcacattccaccaccattcggcacttgctcagcctgtagttgaacaggtcctgactcctgtccaggctgcctgtgtacggcttcatgagccatggcattaaggggtaggccattgccctggcaaattggatcacagcagcccccaccgtagatttgcccactccaaattgattcccgactgaccagtagctggtctggcgttgcaagcttccacagggctatcgccactcgcttctcaactgtgagggctgctctcatcttggtatcctggcgtttcagggcaggggaaagcaagtcacaaagttccatgaaagtgcccttacgcatgcgaaagtttcgc encodes:
- the LOC135983099 gene encoding uncharacterized protein LOC135983099, with amino-acid sequence MESQDRKRAPAWTEREVRDLLAIWGDEAVIAELRSSKRNGKVLEKISKAMKDRGHNRDTQQCRVKIKELRQAYHKAREANGRSGAEPQTCRFYAELHAILGGAATSTPTVCYDSLTGETHREDGSGNEEDEDGGTVGSSQQQGSGETGFPNSQDMFVTLDLEPVTPELTQDPQGTQETSAANVSPSQRLVNIRKRKRRTRNDMFTELQMSSHADRAQQNAWRQSMSDMRKAQYEREERWRAEWWDEKSKWRAEDDRWRQLADRRQESMLRLLEHQTDMLERMVELQERQQEQRPPLQLLCNQQPSSPSSIASSPRRPRTRWGGLRPPSHSTPDDRPSIRRLAFNKT